A portion of the Deinococcus peraridilitoris DSM 19664 genome contains these proteins:
- a CDS encoding biotin transporter BioY — protein sequence MNKTLTYPTLAQALSPEASLARDTLLVLGGAALIALCARIEVPLWPVPVTLQTLAVLLAGAALGSRRGLLAVLAYLGAGALGLPVLAGGAAGLTKLLGPTGGYLLGFAVAAYTVGWLVERFALDRRVLGAAGAMLLGNVVIYALGLMWLGRVTGLSGQALLNAGLTPFLLGDALKLLLAALLLPGVWRWLRR from the coding sequence ATGAACAAGACGTTGACCTACCCCACCCTGGCCCAGGCCCTTTCCCCCGAGGCTTCGCTGGCCCGCGACACGCTGCTGGTGCTCGGCGGCGCGGCCCTGATCGCGCTCTGTGCCCGAATCGAGGTACCGCTGTGGCCCGTTCCGGTCACACTGCAGACGCTGGCAGTCTTGCTGGCGGGCGCCGCGCTGGGATCACGCCGTGGGCTGCTGGCCGTGCTGGCTTACCTGGGGGCAGGAGCGCTCGGACTGCCAGTTCTGGCGGGCGGAGCGGCTGGCCTGACCAAGCTGCTGGGCCCGACGGGCGGATATCTGCTGGGATTTGCCGTGGCGGCGTACACGGTGGGCTGGCTGGTCGAGCGTTTCGCCCTGGACCGCCGGGTGCTGGGAGCTGCCGGCGCAATGCTACTGGGGAACGTGGTGATTTACGCGCTGGGGCTGATGTGGCTGGGCCGGGTGACCGGGCTTTCGGGCCAGGCGCTGCTGAACGCAGGCCTGACTCCCTTTTTGCTGGGTGACGCTCTCAAGCTGCTCCTGGCGGCGCTGCTGCTGCCCGGTGTCTGGCGCTGGCTGCGTCGCTGA
- a CDS encoding glycoside hydrolase family 52 protein — protein sequence MPDFYLSHHAAWGAYASFVLGTIGKGGGFALSDVHSPQRSVYVAYRQGQEAVRVLPFLTAPIGMGELAFQAEADGQARQAVAVQMVSADELERELGWASDEWRHGPLRLRLLSPFGDVPAPGSDEAAMKQAVCPVVLAELELDNRNGGAPAELLFALEGINRPLSDSTQGQLLGVASGSAWGVAALPGKGVEEVQDFDVIGATFGERRPRVRRLGNTGGVMLTVGAGEVGRLVLALGTYQAGIITTGLDTRFYYTRYFGKLEEAMSFALENAGEYREEARLRDAELAASGLSSERRFLLAHATHGYLASTQLLLREDGSPLWVVNEGEYRMMNTLDLTVDQLFWELRYHPWTTGNVLDLFVERYSFTDEVKHSGERRAGGLSFTHDMGVANVFAPPGQSAYETENLDGCFSHMTFEELTNWVLSATLYGLLSDIPWLRAQTGRLQACLDSLLARDVDGDGVMDADSARTEGGAEITTYDSLDASLGQARGNLYLAVKTWASLVCLEHALRVLGLDGRRAGERAGRAARRITEGFDEQRGYIPALLEGGSDACIIPAIEALAYPLLLGLNEAVSEEGPYGALVSSLRRHLGTALQPGVCLDAESGGWKLSSTSHNTWLSKIFLCQFVAEELFGVPVNPAWDAAHVRWQQLGSAAHGPTDQVRSDDGRDLGSRLYPRLVTSVLWLPRRGGAHDRTSASPQELQRAT from the coding sequence ATGCCTGACTTCTACTTGAGCCACCATGCCGCCTGGGGTGCCTACGCCTCGTTCGTTCTCGGGACGATCGGAAAGGGCGGTGGTTTTGCGTTGTCCGACGTGCACTCGCCACAGCGCAGCGTGTATGTGGCGTATCGCCAGGGCCAGGAGGCCGTGCGGGTGCTGCCGTTTCTGACGGCCCCCATCGGGATGGGCGAGCTCGCCTTTCAGGCCGAAGCGGACGGACAGGCACGCCAGGCCGTCGCCGTACAGATGGTGAGCGCCGACGAGCTCGAGCGTGAACTCGGCTGGGCTTCCGACGAGTGGCGCCACGGGCCGCTGCGTCTGCGTCTTCTGAGCCCCTTCGGAGACGTGCCGGCACCTGGATCGGACGAAGCGGCCATGAAGCAGGCCGTCTGCCCGGTCGTACTGGCCGAACTGGAGCTCGACAACCGCAACGGTGGCGCTCCCGCCGAGCTGCTCTTCGCGCTGGAAGGCATCAACCGGCCCCTGTCGGACAGCACGCAGGGCCAGCTTCTCGGGGTGGCGTCGGGCAGCGCGTGGGGCGTCGCGGCCCTGCCAGGCAAGGGCGTCGAGGAAGTGCAGGACTTCGACGTGATCGGCGCGACGTTTGGAGAACGCAGGCCGCGCGTGCGTCGTCTCGGCAACACCGGGGGCGTGATGCTGACCGTCGGTGCCGGCGAGGTGGGACGACTGGTGCTGGCCCTTGGCACGTACCAGGCGGGCATCATTACGACCGGCCTGGACACGCGCTTTTACTACACCCGGTACTTCGGCAAGCTGGAGGAGGCCATGTCCTTCGCACTGGAGAACGCCGGGGAGTACCGTGAAGAAGCGCGACTGCGCGACGCGGAACTTGCCGCAAGCGGCCTGAGCAGCGAGCGGCGTTTCCTGCTGGCGCACGCCACGCACGGTTACCTCGCGAGCACCCAGCTGCTTTTGCGAGAAGACGGAAGTCCGCTGTGGGTGGTGAACGAAGGCGAGTACCGCATGATGAACACCCTCGATCTGACCGTCGATCAGCTGTTCTGGGAGCTGCGCTACCATCCATGGACGACCGGAAACGTGCTGGACCTGTTTGTAGAGCGCTACTCCTTTACGGACGAGGTCAAACATTCCGGGGAACGTCGCGCCGGAGGCCTGAGCTTCACGCACGACATGGGCGTCGCGAACGTCTTTGCACCGCCCGGTCAGTCCGCTTACGAAACCGAAAACCTCGACGGCTGTTTCTCGCACATGACCTTCGAGGAACTCACCAACTGGGTGCTGAGCGCGACGCTGTACGGCCTGCTTTCCGACATCCCGTGGCTGCGCGCGCAGACCGGGCGGCTTCAGGCCTGCCTGGACTCACTGCTCGCACGCGACGTGGACGGTGACGGCGTCATGGACGCCGACAGTGCCCGCACGGAAGGTGGCGCGGAAATCACCACCTATGACAGCCTCGACGCGAGCCTGGGGCAGGCGCGCGGCAATCTGTATCTGGCCGTCAAAACCTGGGCGTCGCTGGTGTGTCTCGAGCACGCCCTGCGCGTCCTCGGGCTGGATGGACGGCGCGCCGGTGAGCGCGCCGGGAGGGCGGCGCGCCGAATCACCGAGGGCTTCGACGAGCAGCGCGGATACATTCCCGCGCTGCTGGAAGGCGGAAGCGACGCCTGCATCATTCCCGCGATCGAGGCGCTGGCCTACCCGCTGCTGCTCGGGCTGAACGAGGCCGTCAGCGAGGAGGGGCCGTACGGTGCGCTGGTCAGTTCACTGCGTCGTCACCTGGGCACCGCCCTGCAGCCGGGCGTGTGCCTGGACGCCGAGTCGGGTGGCTGGAAGCTGTCGAGCACCAGTCACAACACCTGGCTTTCCAAGATCTTTTTGTGCCAGTTCGTCGCGGAGGAACTCTTCGGCGTACCGGTGAATCCCGCTTGGGACGCAGCGCACGTGCGCTGGCAGCAGCTGGGTTCGGCCGCACACGGTCCGACCGATCAGGTGCGCTCCGACGACGGGCGTGACCTCGGCAGCCGCCTGTACCCACGGCTCGTGACGAGCGTGCTGTGGCTGCCACGCAGGGGGGGCGCGCACGACAGGACCTCTGCTTCGCCACAGGAGCTGCAGCGCGCCACCTGA
- a CDS encoding TIGR04086 family membrane protein: MLVERGTVLQRLSWTGILAGLVVGIVTQLALTALGVALGAATIDTARGLAIGTIAWLAVSLAISAFLAGLTAARAAGYLTPAQGRFNGLLTGMLLALGLTLFSYNALMGGIRSAIGLAQGATAAASSAAGAANQAGAAQSGPVQQLLSGLTDEQELNALIAEQSPELSNEQVAAASGVVRGVVNRAVSQVDLSNLSNLNETVPQRFDAIQQALTGEQLVTRLQRQGLSEPEARETATVISSRVQETRQQAEQSLQQAEQVARRTASTGAWSWLLATGLILLFSTLGGGRGHDVPQAGATLTPNRDDEQLRGRRT, from the coding sequence ATGCTGGTTGAACGGGGAACAGTATTACAGCGTCTCAGCTGGACGGGCATCCTGGCCGGTCTGGTGGTGGGCATCGTGACGCAGCTGGCGCTGACGGCCCTGGGTGTGGCGCTGGGTGCGGCCACCATCGATACCGCACGCGGGCTTGCCATTGGCACCATTGCCTGGCTGGCGGTGTCGCTGGCCATTTCGGCCTTTCTGGCCGGCCTGACGGCGGCGCGTGCGGCGGGTTACCTCACGCCTGCCCAGGGCCGCTTCAACGGGCTGCTGACCGGCATGTTGCTGGCGCTCGGCCTGACCTTGTTTTCCTACAATGCCCTGATGGGCGGCATTCGCAGCGCCATCGGTCTGGCGCAGGGTGCGACGGCGGCGGCGTCCAGTGCGGCCGGTGCGGCCAATCAGGCAGGCGCGGCCCAGAGCGGCCCGGTGCAGCAGCTGCTCAGCGGCCTGACCGACGAGCAGGAACTCAATGCCCTGATCGCCGAGCAGTCACCGGAACTGAGCAACGAGCAGGTCGCGGCGGCCAGCGGCGTGGTGCGTGGTGTGGTCAACCGGGCCGTCAGTCAGGTGGACCTGAGCAACCTCAGCAACCTGAACGAAACCGTTCCGCAGCGTTTTGACGCGATCCAGCAGGCCCTGACGGGTGAGCAGCTCGTGACCCGTCTGCAGCGTCAGGGACTCTCGGAACCCGAGGCGCGCGAAACCGCCACGGTTATCAGCAGCCGTGTGCAGGAAACGCGCCAGCAGGCCGAGCAGAGCTTGCAGCAGGCCGAGCAGGTCGCCCGGCGTACTGCCTCGACCGGCGCGTGGAGCTGGCTGCTGGCCACCGGTCTGATTCTGCTGTTCAGCACCCTCGGCGGTGGCCGCGGTCATGACGTACCGCAGGCTGGTGCGACCCTCACCCCGAACCGCGACGACGAACAACTGCGTGGTCGACGCACCTGA
- a CDS encoding biotin--[acetyl-CoA-carboxylase] ligase: protein MPERLLNLLTFLPQSGEALARQLGVGRVTVHNRAQMLLAQGFPVEVARAGYALASGTPTPGELRPRGTFGGAYRYLGTVGSTQDEMRSWSDAPHGAVVLAERQTGGRGRRGRIWHSRGGALTFSLLLTDGRSLADLALLPLAAGVALQDACGVGGVKWPNDLLAPDGRKLAGVLLEADVRGEEVRRAVLGIGLNVQEAPPGAAALSELRPARRVDVLRDLLDSLERWLTAPPAEVLSAWRARNVTLGREVRVTTLQGEVHGVARDLDDDGALLLDTAGGSARIASGDVELVSTRSAP, encoded by the coding sequence GTGCCGGAACGCCTGCTGAATCTGCTGACTTTTCTTCCTCAATCCGGTGAAGCACTGGCACGGCAGCTTGGTGTGGGGCGCGTGACCGTACACAACCGTGCCCAGATGCTGCTGGCCCAGGGGTTTCCCGTCGAGGTGGCCCGCGCCGGGTACGCGCTGGCCAGTGGCACGCCCACGCCGGGGGAACTGCGGCCACGTGGCACCTTTGGTGGGGCGTACCGCTACCTGGGAACGGTGGGAAGCACCCAAGACGAAATGCGGTCCTGGTCGGACGCGCCTCACGGGGCCGTGGTGCTGGCCGAGCGGCAGACCGGCGGGCGCGGACGGCGCGGGCGGATCTGGCACAGCCGTGGAGGCGCGCTGACCTTTTCGCTGCTGCTGACCGACGGGCGCTCACTCGCCGATCTGGCGCTTCTTCCACTGGCCGCCGGAGTCGCCCTGCAGGACGCCTGTGGTGTCGGGGGAGTCAAATGGCCCAACGACCTGCTGGCCCCCGATGGCCGCAAGCTGGCCGGCGTGCTGCTGGAGGCTGACGTGCGCGGCGAGGAGGTCCGCAGGGCCGTGCTGGGCATCGGCCTGAACGTCCAGGAGGCGCCGCCGGGCGCTGCCGCGCTGAGTGAGCTGCGTCCGGCACGGCGAGTTGACGTGCTGCGGGACCTGCTGGACAGCCTGGAGCGCTGGCTCACGGCCCCACCTGCCGAGGTGCTGTCGGCCTGGCGGGCGCGTAACGTCACATTGGGACGCGAGGTGCGCGTCACGACGCTGCAAGGTGAGGTGCACGGCGTCGCCCGCGACCTCGACGACGACGGCGCCCTGCTGCTCGACACGGCAGGCGGGAGCGCGCGTATCGCTTCCGGTGATGTCGAGCTGGTTTCCACGCGGTCTGCACCGTAA
- a CDS encoding PRC and DUF2382 domain-containing protein, translating to MAQLIPLSDLMRDHNYDFRSEGIYDPTGDAVYAADGDKIGTVRGAMVEPTTGRLRYLIADVGGWFTSKEVLLPVGMVRLEDDAVYLDNLTKDQVKEMREYRYGESYDDDAQMSDERVLRGSDTRMGNDARVSSAGTFNYRDEDTEDRMFKTPDRLRLLEERLVVDKERYRTGSVEVSKHVENREQQVSVNLSHQEVVIERRPVTESRPVEGNVTLGSGSETLRVDLEAERADVSKQAYVTEEVEIGKRTETETRTFNETVGREVLDVNRTGDVEERGDRGMRGDTNLSNDSDLRDTTPQRSVGSLGGQGLDSAQTSSRLTAVFNSESQAEAAVAELRRLGVTDAHLSFIGHHRGEGAGMTGEGTETSGERRAKNTAGGVAAGAGLGALFGLAAAFIPGVGPFITAGALATTLGAAGGGATAGALVGGTIGGLTSALADAGYSREEADYYGGRVEQGGTLVAVENTSGVDMGQAREVLRRHGGELHGA from the coding sequence ATGGCTCAACTGATTCCACTTTCGGACCTGATGCGTGACCACAACTACGATTTTCGCAGCGAGGGCATCTACGATCCCACCGGAGACGCCGTCTATGCCGCCGACGGCGATAAGATCGGCACCGTGCGCGGCGCAATGGTCGAGCCCACCACCGGCCGCCTGCGCTACCTGATCGCCGACGTCGGTGGCTGGTTCACCAGCAAGGAAGTCCTGCTGCCCGTCGGCATGGTTCGCCTTGAGGATGACGCCGTGTACCTTGACAACCTCACCAAAGACCAGGTCAAGGAGATGCGCGAATACCGCTACGGCGAGTCCTACGACGACGACGCGCAGATGAGTGACGAACGCGTGCTGCGCGGCAGCGATACGCGCATGGGCAACGATGCGCGTGTGAGCAGCGCCGGAACCTTCAATTACCGTGACGAGGACACCGAAGACCGGATGTTCAAGACTCCCGACCGGCTGCGGCTGCTCGAAGAGCGTCTGGTCGTCGACAAGGAACGCTACCGGACCGGCAGCGTCGAGGTCAGCAAGCACGTCGAGAACCGCGAGCAGCAGGTCAGCGTCAACCTCAGCCATCAGGAAGTCGTGATCGAACGCCGTCCCGTGACGGAGTCCCGTCCGGTCGAAGGCAACGTCACGCTGGGATCGGGCTCCGAGACCCTGCGGGTGGACCTGGAGGCCGAACGCGCCGACGTCAGCAAGCAGGCCTACGTCACCGAGGAAGTCGAGATCGGCAAGCGCACCGAGACCGAAACCCGGACCTTCAACGAAACCGTGGGCCGTGAAGTCCTCGACGTCAACCGCACCGGTGATGTCGAGGAGCGCGGCGACAGGGGCATGCGCGGAGACACCAACCTGAGCAACGACTCCGACCTGCGCGACACCACGCCGCAGCGCTCGGTGGGCAGCCTTGGCGGGCAGGGGCTGGACAGCGCTCAGACCTCGTCGCGCCTGACGGCCGTGTTCAACTCCGAAAGCCAGGCCGAAGCCGCCGTGGCCGAATTGCGCCGCCTGGGTGTCACGGACGCGCACCTGTCGTTCATCGGCCATCACCGGGGTGAAGGCGCGGGCATGACCGGTGAAGGCACCGAGACTTCCGGCGAGCGGCGCGCCAAGAACACTGCCGGGGGCGTGGCCGCCGGCGCTGGCCTGGGGGCACTGTTCGGTCTGGCGGCAGCCTTCATTCCGGGTGTGGGTCCGTTCATCACGGCGGGCGCTTTGGCGACCACCCTCGGCGCGGCGGGGGGCGGCGCCACGGCGGGTGCCCTCGTCGGCGGGACCATCGGCGGCCTGACCAGCGCCCTGGCGGACGCCGGTTACAGCCGTGAAGAAGCCGACTACTACGGTGGGCGCGTCGAGCAGGGCGGCACGCTGGTTGCCGTCGAAAACACCAGCGGCGTCGACATGGGCCAGGCCCGCGAAGTGCTGCGCCGTCACGGCGGCGAGCTTCACGGCGCCTGA
- a CDS encoding metallophosphoesterase family protein, whose protein sequence is MRLLLLSDIHANLAALEAVLGDAERQVYDRVVCLGDVLGYGPQPREVLARLRDLNARCILGNHDLWALQLARGANRQAQDNVVMQVLHWQLQRLSSADLNGLAAWPEVHDEELGGFTVRFRHGSPLSLLAYVSSLARAREAFAAWEGQVCFVGHTHLPGVYATVDAPPGEWVKHQSLSAGGRFLWAPRARLILNPGSVGQPRDGNPQASYGLFDIEQHTFEVFRVPYDVGFTQAALRSAGLPASLGARLAVGE, encoded by the coding sequence GTGCGCCTCTTGCTGCTCTCGGACATTCACGCCAACCTGGCCGCCCTGGAAGCCGTGCTGGGGGACGCCGAGCGGCAGGTCTATGACCGGGTGGTGTGTCTGGGCGACGTGCTGGGGTACGGCCCGCAGCCACGCGAGGTGCTCGCGCGCCTGCGTGACCTGAACGCCCGGTGCATTCTGGGCAACCACGACCTCTGGGCGCTGCAACTCGCGCGGGGAGCGAACCGGCAGGCTCAGGACAACGTGGTGATGCAGGTGTTGCACTGGCAGCTTCAGCGTCTCTCGAGCGCCGACCTGAACGGGCTTGCGGCCTGGCCTGAGGTGCACGACGAGGAGCTGGGTGGTTTCACGGTCCGTTTCCGGCACGGTTCGCCGCTTTCGCTGCTGGCGTACGTCAGTTCGCTGGCCCGCGCCCGTGAGGCATTTGCTGCCTGGGAAGGCCAGGTGTGCTTCGTGGGGCATACCCATCTTCCCGGCGTGTACGCCACTGTGGACGCACCTCCGGGAGAGTGGGTCAAGCATCAGTCCCTCAGCGCGGGTGGGCGTTTTTTATGGGCACCCCGCGCGCGCCTGATCCTCAATCCGGGCTCGGTCGGACAACCGCGCGACGGTAATCCGCAGGCCTCGTACGGCCTGTTTGACATCGAGCAGCACACCTTCGAGGTGTTCCGGGTGCCTTATGACGTGGGCTTCACCCAGGCCGCCTTGCGAAGTGCCGGGCTGCCCGCGTCGCTGGGAGCGCGGCTGGCGGTGGGAGAGTGA
- a CDS encoding phosphoribosylanthranilate isomerase encodes MSRTRIKICGTTSIKDALLARDAGADAIGLIFARSRRRVDGPTARRISLAVGPSLARVGVFVVGEEGGALDEVLRTADVARLSALQLHGVSGAAGDLYLQAALRYYPVLQVVRPGDELPQPHEGLELLFDAAQPGSGMTLDWQALRTRFATGSWLAGGLGPQNVGQALRILPAAGVDAVSALEVSPGIKDPDRVYAFVRAVSAAGPRNDHE; translated from the coding sequence GTGAGTCGTACGCGCATCAAGATCTGTGGCACCACCAGCATCAAGGATGCCCTGCTGGCGCGCGACGCTGGCGCTGACGCCATCGGCCTGATCTTCGCACGCAGCCGCCGCCGGGTGGACGGTCCGACGGCCAGGCGTATCAGCCTGGCCGTCGGACCGTCGCTGGCACGGGTGGGCGTCTTTGTGGTGGGGGAGGAGGGGGGCGCGCTCGACGAGGTGCTGCGCACGGCCGACGTCGCACGTCTCAGCGCCTTGCAGTTGCACGGCGTGAGCGGTGCGGCGGGCGACCTTTACTTGCAGGCGGCGCTGCGCTACTATCCCGTTCTGCAGGTGGTGCGTCCGGGAGACGAACTGCCGCAGCCCCACGAGGGTCTGGAGCTGCTGTTCGATGCTGCGCAGCCTGGCAGCGGGATGACGCTGGACTGGCAGGCTTTGCGGACCAGGTTTGCGACCGGCTCCTGGCTGGCGGGTGGTCTGGGTCCTCAGAACGTCGGACAGGCGCTCCGGATCTTGCCTGCCGCTGGAGTGGACGCCGTCAGTGCCCTTGAAGTGTCCCCGGGAATCAAGGATCCGGACCGTGTATATGCCTTTGTACGGGCCGTGTCTGCCGCAGGACCGCGAAATGATCATGAGTAA
- a CDS encoding ATP-binding protein yields the protein MSAPFGLIGHQEVVDTVRAFAGHALLLYGPARVGKRPTARLLAALMNCERGVAVGPCGACRSCQGVLHGAHPDLLEIEPRTTTATGKTARRRLIPVAAITEKRDDGREYEQHVIEWLETAPTYARKVVIVDGAEHLNEESANALLKVVEEPPHRALFVFLAEEVQAVLPTIASRAARLGVSAVSDEVLARALVTLGEEDPELLAFAAGRPGVIVERAKAREALHDARVLVEALSLGMLGALEAAEGLEKRFDPRWHPEALQFVLRGEEMHVRAAADRALQRTLAALEQYVSPSLAFQLLALELREALGAA from the coding sequence GTGAGCGCCCCCTTCGGTCTGATCGGGCATCAAGAGGTCGTGGATACCGTGCGCGCCTTCGCCGGACACGCCCTGCTGCTCTACGGTCCGGCGCGGGTAGGCAAACGCCCCACGGCGCGCCTGCTGGCCGCGCTGATGAACTGCGAACGTGGCGTGGCCGTGGGGCCGTGCGGAGCGTGCCGTTCCTGCCAGGGCGTCCTGCACGGAGCGCATCCCGACTTGCTGGAGATCGAGCCGAGGACCACTACCGCGACGGGCAAGACCGCCCGTCGCCGCCTGATTCCGGTCGCCGCCATCACCGAGAAGCGTGACGACGGACGGGAGTACGAGCAGCACGTCATCGAGTGGCTGGAAACGGCGCCCACCTATGCCCGCAAGGTGGTGATTGTCGACGGTGCCGAGCACCTCAACGAGGAGAGTGCCAACGCCCTGCTGAAAGTGGTGGAGGAGCCACCTCACCGGGCGCTCTTCGTCTTTCTGGCCGAGGAGGTGCAGGCCGTTCTGCCGACCATCGCGTCGCGTGCCGCCCGCCTGGGAGTCAGCGCCGTGAGCGACGAGGTTCTCGCCCGGGCGCTCGTCACGCTGGGCGAAGAGGACCCTGAACTGCTGGCTTTCGCTGCCGGACGTCCCGGGGTGATCGTCGAGCGCGCGAAGGCCCGCGAAGCGCTGCATGACGCCCGCGTACTGGTCGAGGCACTCTCGCTGGGCATGCTGGGCGCGCTGGAGGCCGCCGAAGGTCTCGAAAAGCGCTTCGATCCCCGCTGGCACCCCGAGGCGCTGCAGTTCGTGCTGCGCGGAGAGGAAATGCATGTGCGCGCCGCCGCCGACCGTGCGTTGCAGCGCACCCTCGCGGCTTTGGAGCAGTACGTCAGTCCCAGCCTGGCCTTTCAGCTGCTGGCACTCGAACTTCGTGAGGCTCTGGGCGCGGCCTGA
- a CDS encoding YsnF/AvaK domain-containing protein, giving the protein MNERREQGVQGQVGTEGTGLVEEVARFELLEERALVEKRREVAGRVQIRRMVERHTETLTVELLTETLVIEVAPGSSGVTIDGEALLEGQTREIVTYREEAVVTKRPVVSEEVRLFKRGVTNEERFNVELGREILRVHEVDLQTDAVIGRHEGDSTERDSAGRGRMSGERLTGDSGGDLR; this is encoded by the coding sequence GTGAACGAACGCCGCGAGCAGGGAGTGCAGGGACAGGTGGGGACCGAGGGCACCGGTCTCGTAGAAGAGGTCGCCCGTTTCGAGCTTCTCGAAGAGCGGGCACTGGTCGAGAAACGCCGTGAGGTGGCAGGCCGGGTACAGATCCGGCGGATGGTGGAGCGTCATACCGAGACGCTGACCGTGGAACTGCTGACCGAAACGCTGGTGATCGAGGTGGCGCCCGGATCGAGCGGTGTGACGATCGACGGCGAGGCGCTGCTGGAAGGCCAGACCCGCGAGATCGTGACGTACCGCGAGGAAGCGGTGGTGACCAAACGCCCGGTGGTGAGCGAGGAAGTACGGCTCTTCAAGCGCGGCGTTACCAACGAAGAGCGCTTCAACGTGGAACTCGGCCGGGAAATCCTGCGTGTTCACGAGGTGGACCTCCAGACGGACGCCGTGATCGGGCGTCACGAGGGAGACAGCACCGAGCGCGACAGTGCCGGGCGGGGCCGTATGAGTGGTGAGCGTTTGACGGGTGATTCGGGAGGTGACTTGAGATGA
- a CDS encoding PRC and DUF2382 domain-containing protein: MTTLIPLSDLTRDRNYDFRSEGIYDPTGDAVYGSDSKKIGTVRGAMVEPTTGRLRYLIIDVGGWFTSKEVLLPVGMARLEDDAVYLDNLTKDQVKEMREYRYGEEYSYDAQTSDERVLRGADYGGKVGYRNDMDQDMIPTDSDTTTDRDLSVMGGDLRNEGTTGIGYNTASSATMSGDRAAGGVSGMTDSRMDADMRTGMSGNAGMDTASMGRRYDYRDEDTEDRMFKTPDRLRLLEERLVVDKERYRTDSVEVSKHVEMREQQVSVNLSHEELVIERRPVTESRPVEGNVTLGSGSETLRVDLEAERADVSKQAYVTEEVEIGKRTETETQTFNETVGREVLDVNRTGDVEERGSRVNDDLDRLDGKTDRDRR, translated from the coding sequence ATGACGACACTGATTCCTTTGTCTGACCTGACCCGCGACCGCAACTACGATTTTCGCAGCGAGGGCATCTACGATCCCACCGGAGACGCCGTCTACGGCTCTGACAGCAAGAAAATCGGCACCGTGCGCGGCGCGATGGTCGAGCCCACCACCGGCCGCCTGCGCTACCTGATCATTGACGTCGGTGGCTGGTTCACCAGCAAGGAAGTCCTGCTGCCCGTCGGCATGGCCCGCCTCGAGGATGACGCCGTGTACCTCGACAACCTCACCAAAGACCAGGTCAAGGAGATGCGCGAATACCGCTACGGCGAAGAGTACTCCTATGACGCGCAGACAAGTGACGAACGCGTGCTGCGTGGCGCGGACTACGGTGGAAAAGTCGGCTACCGCAACGACATGGATCAGGACATGATCCCCACCGATTCCGACACCACCACCGACCGCGATCTCAGCGTGATGGGCGGCGATCTGCGCAACGAAGGCACCACCGGCATCGGCTACAACACCGCCTCCTCGGCAACCATGTCAGGGGACCGTGCGGCCGGCGGCGTCAGCGGCATGACCGACAGCCGCATGGATGCCGACATGCGTACGGGCATGAGCGGCAATGCCGGCATGGATACCGCCAGCATGGGCCGCCGCTACGACTACCGCGACGAGGACACCGAAGACCGGATGTTCAAGACTCCCGACCGGCTGCGGCTGCTCGAAGAGCGTCTGGTCGTCGACAAGGAACGCTACCGGACCGACAGCGTCGAGGTCAGCAAACACGTTGAAATGCGTGAGCAGCAGGTCAGCGTCAATCTCAGCCACGAAGAACTGGTGATCGAACGCCGTCCCGTGACGGAGTCCCGTCCGGTCGAAGGCAACGTCACGCTGGGATCGGGCTCCGAGACCCTGCGGGTGGACCTGGAGGCCGAACGCGCCGACGTCAGCAAGCAGGCCTACGTCACCGAGGAAGTCGAGATCGGCAAGCGCACCGAGACCGAAACCCAGACCTTCAACGAAACCGTGGGCCGTGAAGTCCTCGACGTCAACCGCACCGGTGATGTCGAGGAGCGCGGCAGTCGGGTGAACGACGACCTGGACCGCCTTGACGGCAAGACTGACCGCGACCGCCGCTGA